The following proteins are co-located in the Vibrio azureus genome:
- a CDS encoding TolC family outer membrane protein produces MTFVSSQCFSQTLEQAVVLTLQSNTDIKAAFNEFQSSKYQHEASEGAYLPKVFLDASIGHEGLKPSDELGIDNTNMVKKEVSITLSQLIWDGSSTLYDIDRTAAEAESIRLQLLTEASDIALEVAKVYLEATEAFDILNLSESNLAVHKQIYKEVQRKVSSGLGSVADLYQVEARLAKAHGNLAAAQNNLYDSHTLFTHLVGQAPLGPIFPHADDNYIPKSLEEANKLAHDTHSVIRIAKADVDAAKFQYKLSKGVNYPTLSVEASQTWRYDAGGIKGRSEETLAMAKMRYNLYNGGSDSANTEHFAYQLNKAKDLRESTYRDVEESLMLSWSALDLTVQQKEFLADHVDSAAETVIAYSKQYKIGKRTMLDLLNAKNELFEARKGYLDIKYDEQYAKFRVMHATGQLLDALRIEVPEQWLEKMEY; encoded by the coding sequence ATGACCTTTGTATCGTCACAATGCTTCTCCCAAACATTAGAACAAGCTGTTGTGTTAACATTACAATCCAACACCGACATCAAAGCTGCTTTTAATGAATTTCAAAGCAGCAAATATCAACACGAGGCTTCAGAAGGAGCTTATCTTCCAAAGGTATTTTTGGACGCGAGTATCGGCCATGAAGGTTTAAAGCCCTCTGATGAATTGGGCATAGATAATACTAACATGGTCAAGAAAGAAGTCTCGATTACCCTCTCACAACTCATTTGGGATGGCAGTTCTACTCTTTATGATATTGATCGAACCGCAGCAGAAGCCGAATCTATACGACTACAATTGTTAACGGAAGCATCTGACATTGCATTGGAAGTGGCTAAAGTCTACTTAGAAGCTACAGAAGCTTTTGATATCTTGAACCTTTCTGAAAGTAATTTAGCGGTTCACAAGCAAATTTACAAAGAGGTTCAAAGAAAAGTTTCTTCTGGCTTGGGTTCTGTTGCTGATCTATACCAAGTTGAAGCTCGTTTAGCTAAGGCTCACGGTAATTTAGCTGCAGCTCAAAATAATTTATATGATTCGCATACTCTTTTTACACACTTGGTCGGTCAAGCTCCTTTGGGGCCTATATTTCCTCACGCAGATGATAATTACATTCCAAAATCTCTTGAAGAGGCAAATAAGCTCGCTCACGACACACATTCAGTTATCCGCATTGCCAAAGCAGATGTGGATGCAGCTAAGTTCCAATACAAACTTTCCAAAGGTGTAAACTACCCTACTTTATCTGTCGAAGCATCACAAACTTGGCGTTATGATGCTGGCGGGATCAAAGGACGTAGTGAAGAAACACTCGCTATGGCAAAGATGCGATATAACCTATATAACGGAGGGAGTGACTCAGCCAATACCGAGCACTTTGCTTATCAACTTAACAAAGCTAAAGATCTTAGAGAAAGCACCTATCGGGATGTAGAAGAAAGTCTGATGCTTTCTTGGAGTGCACTCGATCTAACTGTTCAACAAAAAGAATTTCTTGCAGACCACGTCGATTCAGCAGCGGAAACCGTTATTGCCTACTCCAAACAATACAAGATCGGTAAACGAACCATGCTCGATTTACTTAATGCAAAAAACGAGCTATTCGAAGCGAGAAAAGGATATTTAGACATCAAATATGATGAACAATATGCGAAGTTTCGTGTGATGCATGCAACGGGGCAACTATTAGATGCATTAAGAATAGAAGTTCCTGAGCAATGGTTAGAAAAAATGGAGTACTAA
- a CDS encoding OmpA family protein: MQNDEFDYIDPPVAPQVADHHDDDHDGVINERDLCLETPTGAEVDNDGCSKYFMTPASMDLRVLFANNSDKINPIFSDEIIELAEFLKEYPNTTVEIEGYASLTGNAQQNIDLSKRRAESVRKELLNYGINAERINIIGYGSTNPATNGTDERSHAFNRRVVASVVGEKNQVLMEWTIFTTFPKS; this comes from the coding sequence ATTCAAAACGATGAATTTGATTATATTGACCCTCCAGTGGCACCTCAGGTGGCAGATCATCACGATGATGATCATGATGGTGTGATAAATGAGCGTGATCTTTGCCTAGAGACCCCGACTGGTGCTGAAGTAGATAATGATGGCTGCAGTAAATACTTTATGACGCCTGCATCTATGGACCTTCGTGTTCTCTTTGCCAATAACTCTGATAAAATCAACCCTATCTTCTCCGATGAGATTATAGAACTTGCTGAATTTTTGAAAGAATACCCTAATACAACTGTTGAGATTGAAGGCTACGCGAGTCTAACAGGCAACGCCCAACAGAATATTGATTTATCAAAAAGAAGGGCTGAAAGTGTACGCAAAGAGTTGCTAAATTATGGTATTAACGCTGAGCGTATTAATATCATAGGCTATGGGAGTACCAATCCTGCAACCAATGGCACTGACGAAAGAAGCCATGCATTCAATCGAAGGGTCGTGGCATCCGTTGTTGGTGAAAAAAACCAAGTACTTATGGAGTGGACCATATTCACGACTTTCCCCAAAAGCTAA